The Synchiropus splendidus isolate RoL2022-P1 chromosome 1, RoL_Sspl_1.0, whole genome shotgun sequence genome includes a window with the following:
- the LOC128760506 gene encoding growth/differentiation factor 8-like, producing MLFLLGLTLFLSVCFSLDLNQTSQLLVDGGESCLACDFREHSKQLRLLGIKSQILSILRLDQAPNISRDMIRQMLPKAPPLTQLLDQYDPRVEEEDHATTETIITMATKPDTEVQDHFSSLCQFNLNPKIQPKNILSAQLWVHLRPANMVTTVFLQISRLKQGIEGNITRVRVRSLKIHADAGASSWHSIDIKSLLQAWLRHPESNYGIEINAYNPDGDNLAITNSAPGEEGLQPFIEVKILDSSRRFRRDSGLNCDEESAETRCCRYPLTVDFEEFGWDWIIAPKRYRANYCSGDCEFLHLQQYPHAHLVNKANPRGTVGPCCTPTKMSPINMLYFNRKEQIIYGKIPSMVVDHCGCS from the exons ACTCTTTTCCTCTCTGTATGTTTCTCCTTGGACTTAAACCAGACCTCCCAGTTGCTGGTGGACGGAGGAGAATCGTGTTTGGCCTGCGACTTCCGGGAACACAGCAAGCAGCTCAGGCTGCTCGGTATTAAATCGCAGATCCTGAGTATCCTGCGGCTGGACCAGGCACCCAACATCAGCCGTGACATGATCCGCCAGATGCTGCCGAAAGCCCCACCATTGACGCAGCTGCTGGACCAGTATGACCCACGAGTGGAGGAAGAAGATCACGCCACCACTGAGACaatcatcaccatggcaaccaaac CGGACACTGAAGTCCAGGATCACTTCTCGTCCTTATGTCAGTTCAACCTTAATCCAAAGATCCAGCCTAAAAACATCCTGAGTGCACAACTGTGGGTCCATTTGCGCCCGGCCAATATGGTCACGACGGTCTTCTTACAAATATCACGGCTCAAACAAGGAATTGAGGGCAACATCACAAGGGTCCGGGTTCGATCCCTGAAGATCCACGCGGATGCCGGAGCAAGCTCGTGGCACAGCATCGACATCAAGTCTCTGCTCCAGGCATGGCTACGTCACCCAGAGAGCAACTATGGGATTGAGATCAACGCCTACAACCCTGATGGAGACAACCTTGCCATCACCAACTCTGCACCAGGAGAGGAGGGTTTA CAACCATTCATTGAAGTCAAGATCCTGGACAGCAGCAGGAGATTCCGACGCGACTCTGGCCTAAACTGTGACGAGGAGTCAGCTGAAACTCGTTGTTGTCGCTACCCACTCACCGTCGACTTCGAGGAGTTTGGCTGGGACTGGATTATCGCTCCAAAGCGCTACAGAGCAAACTACTGCTCCGGCGACTGCGAGTtccttcacctgcagcagtATCCGCATGCTCACCTAGTCAACAAGGCCAATCCTCGTGGCACTGTGGGGCCCTGCTGCACACCCACAAAGATGTCGCCCATCAATATGCTCTACTTCAATCGCAAGGAGCAGATCATCTATGGGAAGATCCCGTCTATGGTGGTAGACCACTGTGGCTGCTCCTGA